One region of Vigna angularis cultivar LongXiaoDou No.4 chromosome 10, ASM1680809v1, whole genome shotgun sequence genomic DNA includes:
- the LOC108322838 gene encoding uncharacterized protein LOC108322838 isoform X1: MNTVDRDSHQRKRFKELLILVDTCQASTLFFQMNISIMENLGKMNRCVNMIAHLFHAKIGEDGNVVGVRTVGLSEVMMLAGLAFEKWQNKHKAKRLEASNLSLVLHLGLRKPCLDCPLSWKFMILF; encoded by the exons ATGAATACTGTCGATCGTGATTCTCACCAGCGGAAGAG GTTCAAGGAGCTTCTGATACTGGTGGACACTTGCCAAGCCTCTACTCTGTTCTTCCAG ATGAACATATCGATAATGGAGAACTTGGGCAAAATG AACCGGTGCGTGAACATGATAGCACATTTGTTCCATGCTAAAATTGGAGAAGATGGAAATGTTGTTGGAGTAAGAACTGTTGGCTTATCAGAAGTTATGATGTTGGCAGGACTTGCATTCGAGAAGTGGCAGAACAAGCATAAGGCAAAGAGACTTGAGGCATCAAACCTATCTTTGGTGCTACATCTTGGATTGAGGAAACCATGCCTTGATTGTCCTTTATCTTGGAAgtttatgatattgttttag
- the LOC108322838 gene encoding glutamate decarboxylase 5-like isoform X2, producing MNTVDRDSHQRKRFKELLILVDTCQASTLFFQNRCVNMIAHLFHAKIGEDGNVVGVRTVGLSEVMMLAGLAFEKWQNKHKAKRLEASNLSLVLHLGLRKPCLDCPLSWKFMILF from the exons ATGAATACTGTCGATCGTGATTCTCACCAGCGGAAGAG GTTCAAGGAGCTTCTGATACTGGTGGACACTTGCCAAGCCTCTACTCTGTTCTTCCAG AACCGGTGCGTGAACATGATAGCACATTTGTTCCATGCTAAAATTGGAGAAGATGGAAATGTTGTTGGAGTAAGAACTGTTGGCTTATCAGAAGTTATGATGTTGGCAGGACTTGCATTCGAGAAGTGGCAGAACAAGCATAAGGCAAAGAGACTTGAGGCATCAAACCTATCTTTGGTGCTACATCTTGGATTGAGGAAACCATGCCTTGATTGTCCTTTATCTTGGAAgtttatgatattgttttag
- the LOC128194430 gene encoding lectin 5-like — translation MASTQNPFTVFLMLSVFCLSLISTVKSDSFSFNLPSFEPGVRSVLVGDDAKTVDGVLQLTNKDTSGNPTQESVGLAAYFGPLHLSDAKTGRLADFDTEFSFVVNTHRASLHGDGFTFFLASVDFDFPDNSTGGFLGLFNSETAFNTSLNQVVAVEFDSFANEWDPNFPQSDSPHIGIDINSIRSVATAPWPLDIQQGSIGKARISYQSSAKILSVSVAYSDSSVSPNTVVLSYPINLGTVLSEWVLIGFSGTTGDLVETHDILSWSFNSFL, via the coding sequence ATGGCTTCAACTCAAAACCCTTTCACTGTTTTCCTTATGCTCTCAGTCTTTTGCCTCTCGCTAATCTCCACAGTCAAATCAGACTCGTTTTCTTTCAACCTACCCAGTTTTGAGCCGGGTGTTAGAAGCGTACTAGTGGGTGATGATGCCAAGACAGTAGATGGAGTGTTACAACTCACCAACAAGGACACAAGCGGCAATCCAACTCAAGAAAGCGTTGGCCTGGCAGCATACTTTGGACCACTTCATCTCTCTGACGCAAAAACTGGAAGACTCGCAGACTTCGACACCGAGTTCTCCTTCGTTGTCAACACACATCGTGCGTCACTGCACGGCGACGGCTTCACCTTCTTTCTTGCATCAGTCGACTTTGATTTCCCTGACAACTCCACCGGTGGCTTCCTCGGACTTTTCAACTCCGAAACAGCATTCAACACCTCTTTAAACCAAGTGGTTGCTGTTGAGTTTGATAGCTTTGCAAATGAATGGGACCCCAACTTCCCACAGTCTGATTCTCCTCACATAGGAATTGACATTAATTCCATTAGGTCCGTGGCAACTGCCCCATGGCCACTTGATATTCAACAAGGATCAATTGGAAAGGCACGCATAAGCTATCAATCTTCCGCCAAAATATTGAGTGTCTCGGTGGCTTATTCAGATAGTTCTGTGAGTCCGAACACCGTTGTTTTATCGTATCCCATCAATTTAGGGACTGTTTTGTCAGAGTGGGTCCTGATCGGTTTCTCTGGTACCACCGGTGACTTGGTTGAAACACACGACATTCTTTCCTGGTCTTTCAATTCCTTCTTGTAA
- the LOC128194455 gene encoding lectin 9-like produces MAFPNSKSLSPLTILLIKFLVPFLLLQHHSAQASPLSAYETISFGFSFFEEDDINIGLLGNASISGGVLRLTNTDQLGKPVPHSVGRAVHITPIHLWDKNNGNLADFSSGFSFVVNPNGSTLHADGFAFFLAPADLHLPRNSSGGYLGLFSPETALDTSKNQIVAIEFDSYTNDWDPNSPSQSPHIGIDVDSIKSVATVAWPSELEPDNAVAHASINYNSESKHLSVFVAYPGDNRNATVSTTVDLRTVLPEWIRVGFSAATGDLVETHDVLNWVFEAAL; encoded by the coding sequence ATGGCTTTCCCAAACTCAAAATCTCTAAGTCCTCTTACCATTCTACTTATCAAATTCCTCGTCCCTTTCCTCCTGCTTCAACATCACAGCGCACAAGCATCCCCGCTGTCCGCCTACGAAACCATTTCCTTCGGCTTCTCTTTTTTCGAGGAAGATGATATAAACATAGGATTATTGGGAAATGCCTCAATATCTGGTGGGGTTCTAAGGTTAACCAACACCGACCAACTTGGAAAGCCAGTTCCTCACAGTGTTGGTCGAGCAGTGCATATCACACCAATACACCTCTGGGACAAAAACAATGGAAACCTGGCGGACTTCAGCTCTGGTTTCTCCTTTGTCGTGAACCCTAATGGCTCAACCCTTCATGCTGATGGTTTTGCCTTCTTTCTTGCACCAGCCGACCTTCACTTACCTAGAAACTCGAGCGGAGGGTATCTTGGACTTTTCAGCCCAGAAACTGCATTGGATACTTCCAAAAACCAAATAGTGGCGATTGAGTTTGATAGTTATACCAATGACTGGGATCCCAACTCACCTTCTCAGTCTCCTCACATTGGAATTGATGTTGACTCCATTAAGTCAGTGGCAACTGTAGCATGGCCAAGTGAACTTGAACCGGATAATGCTGTGGCACATGCGAGCATAAACTATAACTCTGAGTCCAAGCATTTGAGTGTGTTTGTGGCTTACCCTGGGGACAATAGGAATGCCACTGTCTCTACTACTGTTGATTTGAGAACTGTTTTGCCTGAATGGATCAGAGTTGGTTTCTCTGCCGCCACCGGTGATTTGGTTGAAACACATGACGTTCTTAACTGGGTTTTCGAAGCAGCCTTGTAG